The proteins below come from a single Alligator mississippiensis isolate rAllMis1 chromosome 2, rAllMis1, whole genome shotgun sequence genomic window:
- the C2H14orf180 gene encoding nutritionally-regulated adipose and cardiac enriched protein homolog, with amino-acid sequence MRFLNSEDLFMLECKYPDVLRPGKAGRPDTTSVKTLQKAAGSGSSDHFRSPEAADVLQHEEEPAGTPMHRREMTNCSNCPPSILRKRPPVNQAVGEKRKSERRVRFQEPEEIHEHGISCCEYMVAHDSSSTGLPTFLWLLLCITLILAVSLYYSSVKQNFKVVEEFQSQLVIIFLQIRHAALKCWTWFMRQ; translated from the exons ATGAGATTTTTAAATTCAGAGGATCTTTTCATGCTGGAATGCAAGTACCCAG aTGTGTTGAGACCGGGCAAGGCAGGACGTCCAGATACAACTTCTGTGAAAACCttgcagaaggcagcagggagcggATCGTCAGATCATTTTAGAAGCCCTGAAGCTGCTGACGTGTTGCAGCATGAGGAAGAACCTGCAGGCACCCCAATGCACAGGAGAGAGATG ACAAATTGTAGTAACTGTCCTCCTTCAATACTGAGAAAAAGGCCACCTGTGAACCAAGCTGTGGGTGAAAAGCGAAAATCCGAGAGAAGAGTTCGGTTTCAGGAGCCAGAAGAGATCCACGAACATG GTATTTCCTGCTGTGAGTACATGGTTG CCCATGACAGTTCATCCACTGGTTTGCCTACGTTCCTGTGGCTTTTGCTCTGTATCACACTCATCCTGGCTGTGAGTCTGTACTACAGCAGCGTGAAGCAAAATTTCAAAGTCGTGGAAGAATTTCAATCTCAGCTTGTTATCATCTTTCTTCAGATAAGACACGCTGCTCTGAAATGCTGGACATGGTTTATGAGGCAATAA